CCTGGGATGTGAACTCATTGACGGCCGCCTCGATCTCCGAGCGCAACCGCAGATCAGCATACAGCATCGCGTTGTTCAGGGCCACCGCCACTGCCCCGCTGACCGTGGAAAGAACAACTAGATCCTCCTCCTTAAACGCGTAAGGGCGATCGGCCTGAATGGTGAGAGCGCCCAGCACCCGATCGCCCACGATCAGGGGCAGGGCCATCTCGGCCCGGGTATCCGGGAGCAGAGGGTTCACATAACGGGCCTCGGCCTCGCTCACATCCTGGGCGATCACCGGCTGCCGGCGGGCGCAGGCCTGGCCGATCATGGACTCCCCGCCGACGCGCAGGCGGTGCCCCTGGGCGACCATCCGCCGGCCGGCCTCCCCGGTGCCCGCCCGCAGGACGGCCCACTCCCCACTGGGATCCACCAGGAAGGCTCCCACGTAGTAGTAATCGAACCGCTGGCGGATGAGGTCCACCGCCTGTTGTAACAGCTCCTCCACATCCAGCACGCTGACGACGATCCGGGCGATCTCCGCAGCGGTCTGGATCCGGCGGGCCTGACGCTGAGCCTCTTCATACAACAGGGCGTTCTCCAGGGCGACGGCGGCCTGCTGGGCGATGGTCTGAGCCAGACGCAGCTCCTCGGGCGTGAAGGCATGGTGGGCCCGCATATAATCCAGGCCCACCGTGGCGATCACCTGGCCCCGGGCCACCAGCGGGATGATGGCGATGGAACGGATCCCCAGACCGGCCAGCAGAGGCCCGGTGGCCTCCAGCCGCTCGTCCTGGAGAACATCCAGCGCCCACTGGGGTTGCCCGGTCTCCATCGCCTGCCGGGTGAAGGCATTATCGACCGGGATTTGGATCCCAATGAAGCCCTGGGCCGGATACTCCGCCACCACCGTCCCGACATCCCGGCCTTTCTCCCACAACGCCGCGCCGCTGTGATCCGCTCCCAGCACCTCCACATAGGCCCGGCAGACAGCCTCCAGGATCTCCGCGAGGTTCAGGGAGCGGGAGAACTCCACGGCCAGGCGGTGGAGGGTCGCCAGCTCCTGGGCCTGGGCTTGGGCCTGCGCGTAGAGCCGGGCGTTCTGCCAGGCGGTGGCCAGCTGATCCGCCATCACCTGGAGGGCCTGGATGTCCTCTTCGGTGAAGGCGGCCGGCTGTTCAGACTGGATGTCCAGGACCCCCACCAGCTCCCCGCGCACGAGCATCGGCAGGGCGATCTCCGAGCGGGTGAGGGGGAGGAGGGGGTTGGCGAAGCGCACCGGCTCCGCGCCTACATCCAGCGCGATGCGGGCCCGCCGGTGGGCCGCCGCCCAGCCGACCATCGATTGCCCGCCGATCTCCAGCCGGTGGCCCTGTTCTTTCATGATCCGGCCGGGCTCCCCGGTGCCGGCGGCCAGCACCATCCATCGGCCCTCCGCATCGGGGACGAACCAGCCCACATAGTAGTAATCGAAGCGATCCCGGATGAGCTCAACGGCCTCCGCCATCAGCTGGTCTGGATCCAGGATGGTGGCCGTGATGCGGCTGACCTCCGCCGCCGCCTGCAGCAGGCGGGCCCGGCGAGTGGCTTCTTCGAAGAGCTCCTGGCGCTGAAGGGCCAGGGCCGCACCGACAGCCATCGTGGTAGCCAGCCGGAGCTCATCGGGAGAGAACCAGCGCTCCCGCCGGCTGTCCCAGATCTCCACGTGCCCGTAATACTGCTCGCCGACCACGAGGGGGATCAGCAACACCGTCCGACCACCATATCGGGCCAGGAGCTGTGCCTCCGGGACACCTTGCGCCTCCAGCTCGCTCCGCCGGAGGACCACCGGCTGCCGGGTCCAGCGCATCTGGGCGTAGAGCGGATAGTCCTCATAACGATAATAGACGCCTACATCCGGGATGCGCTCTTCCGGCGTGGCCTCCGGAGCATAGAACTCGCTCATGACAAAGAAGCCCTGTCCATCGGAGAACTCGCGGTTCACATACGCGCTGGTTGCGCCCAGGGCGAGGGTGAAGGCCCGGCAGATCCGGGTCAGCAGCTCCACCGGCCCGGAGGCCTCCACAAGGGAGGCGGCGACTTCGTGGAGCCAGGCCTGCTCCCGCAGCCGTTGCTCCAGCAGCTCGAAGAGACGACGGTTCTGGAACACCACCGCCGCCGTGTCGGCGAGGGCCTGCAACCGGCGAACCGTCCGCCCGTCGAGCTCCAGGGGACGCTGGACCCCCTGGGCGATCAGCCAGCCCCAGAAGACATCGCCGGCCCAGAGGGGGAAGAAGGCGATGGAACGCACGCGATGCCGGAGGTAGAACGCACGACTGGTCTCGTCCAGCCATGGATCGGTAGCCACATCGGGGACGAAGATGGGCTCCAGGGTGAGCTCCCGGGCGATAATCGGCAGCTCGGCGGCCGTATAGCGTCGGGGCTCCGTGAAAAGCCCCCGTTCCCGATCCCAGATCAACCGAGCCTGGAGGACCCGCTTCTCTCCCTGGGCCTCCGGATCCTCCATCAGAGCCAGGATATACCGGTCCACCCCCTGAATGGGGAGGTGGGCCAGCAAGGCCCGGGCCGCCCCCTCGATGGTCGTCGCGGCCGTTAGATCCCAGGCAGCCTGATACAAGGCCTGGGTCTCCTCCAGGGCCGCCTGGGCCTGCTGATAGAGCCGGGCGTTCTCGATGGCCACCGCCAGCTGGTCCGCCAGGATCTGCAACACCGAGAGGGCCCCGGCGTCGAAGGCTTCTTCCAGAGTGCTCTGGACATCCAGGGCCCCGATGATGCGATCCCCGATCTTCAGCGGAAGAGCGGCCTCGGATCGGGTCTCCGGGAGCAGCTCGTTCTTGAAATGAATCGGATCCTCCGCGGTCCGCTGGGCCACCCGGGGCCGCCCGTTCGCCGTCACCCAGCCGATCAGGCTCTGCCCCCCCACCTCCAGCCGGTGGCCCCGCTCTTTCAGCTTTCGCCCGACCTCGCCGGTGGATTCTTGCAGGACCGCCCACCGGCCGCTCTCCTCGATCAGGAACACCGAGGCATGGTAGTAGCCCAGGCGGTCCCGGATCAGGTTCACCGCCGTCCGGAGCAGCTCGTTCAAGTCCAGGGTGGAGGCAATGAGGCGGCCCATCTCCGCCGCCGTCTGCAGCTGATGGGTTCGCTCCTGCACCCGGCGCTCCAGGTTTTGATAGAGGTCCTGGAGCCGAACGGCCATCGTGTTGAAGGCCTCCGCCAGCACCCCCAGCTCGTCCCGGGAGGTCACCGGGACCCGGACGTTCAGCCGGCCGGCCCCCATCTGCTGGGCGGCCTCCGTCAGCTCCCGGAGGGGGCGGGTGAGGGAAGCCGAGGCGACATAAGCCAGGCCTACCGCAAGAAGACCCAGGACCACTGTCCAGAGCAAGACCTGGCGTCCCAGCCACTCCACCGGCGCCAGGGCCTCATCCTCGCTTTGCACCACAGCCAGCGTCCAGCCCCGCTCCTCCAGGGCAGGAAGCCGGTGGGCGATCCCCGGTCCCACCCGGCTATAGGCGATGAGCCAGTCCCAGGTGAGCAGGGCGCCTTCCGGCCGGGCGAGATCCTCCGGCTTGAGCCCGAGAGCCGTGACCCGCTGCTCCCGATGCAACAACCCGAGGGGATCCATCAGGATCGCCCCATCCCGATCCAACAACAGCGCCCGTCCGGTGCGTCCGATCCGGAACTGGCTGAGGATCCCGAAGATCTGCGAGGCGCCATAGGCGCTGCGCAACACCCCGACCGCCTGATGAGTATCCCGGCGGTAGATGGGAACCGCCAGGTAGACCACTGTGGTCTGGAGGTCCTCGTCGAACTGGAGGGTGCTGATATACGGCGCGCCCCGTCCCTGATTCCAGGCCGCTTGCCACCATGGCTCCCGATCAAAGCGATAGGCGCGAGGAGGCTCCGTGGCCGCGACCAGGATCCCGTGGGCGTCGGTGAGGAGCAGGTGCAGGTGGCCGGTGAGACGATCCCGGAGGGCGCGGAGCTGGGCGGCGGCCGGACCCTGGAGGATCTGTCGGCGCAGGCTGGAATCGGGCTGGAATCGCCAGAGGAGCTCCTCCTGCTGAACAGCATACGCGCGGAGGAGGGGATCGGGGTAACGGGCCGAGTGGGCGACGGCCTCGGAGATCAGCGTCTCCTCCTCCGCGCCCGCGCTCAGATTCTCAACCTGATGCCACAGATCCTTCTCCAGAGCCGCCCGCTGGGTCTGGGCCACCCCCTGGAATTCCTCCATAATCCGGCGCTGGAAGGCGTTTTCCAGCAGGCGCTCGGCGATTACCAGCGTCCCCGCTACGCTGACCAACGCGACAAACACGAACCCGGCCAGGAATTTCCAGCGCAACGGCCACGAGCCCCAATCGAGGGACACCATCGCGTGCCCTCCTCAACCGAGTGTCCACACGCCCTCGCCGGCGAGGATGCGGCGGATCTGATCCGGGAAGGCATCGGGGTCGATGGGCTTGCCGATGAAGCCATCGAAGCCCGCCTCCCGCGCCCGCCGCATGTTGTCCTCTGTGGCCTCCGCCGAGACCGCCACCACCCGGGTCCCTCGGAAACGGGGGTCGGCCCGGATCTGTCGGAGGACCTCATAGCCGTCCTCATAGGGCAGATGGATGTCCAGCAAGATGAGATCGATGCGGGGCAGCTGCCCGGCGAACTCCAGCACCTGCCAGCCCGAAGCCTTCCATTGGATGTCCCGCACCCCCAGGTAGCCCAGCAGGCGGGCGATCAGCACAAAGTTCTGGAGGTTGTCCTCGACCACCAGGATGGTGGCCTCCTTCGGGTCCACCGGAGGCTGCATCTGCTCACCGCCCATGAGGGGCCTCCCGGTTCTTCAGGAACGCGGCGATTTGCTCCGGCAACGCATCCACATCGATGGGCTTGGGGATGTAGCCATCGCACCCGGTCGCCAGGGCCCGCTCCCGGGTGCCGCGGATGACATCCGCCGTGAGCGCCACAATCGGGATCCCCTGCAAATGGGGCATCTGCTTGAAGCGACGGACCAGTTCATAGCCGTCGATGTCGGGGAGATGGAGGTCCACCAGGATCAGATCGGGGTGCATCGAGCGGGCCAGCTCCAGCCCTCTGGGCCCGTCCTCCGCCTCCACCACCTGATACCCCTCTGCCTCCAGGATCCGCCGAACCAGCAGCCGGTTTTCGAAATTGTCCTCGATGTATAAAATAAGTGCCCTCATCCGGCTCCCTCGAAGATCCGGGATACGAGATACCGCATGGCACCCGCTTGAAGCCAGCGGCAAGATTAATCTAACCTGAAAAGGGGAGCCTGTCAAGCAGGATCGCTCCCTGGAGCCCGCTCGGTCTATTTAAAATAACCGGGACAGCGGGGCATGCGGTTACGTTAAAGAGGGAACGCCGCACAAGGGAGGATCCCTTTCGCCTCAGGGAGGAGGAGCGTCCATGAGCGTCACAGCGCCTCAAGGGTTTCGGGCAGCCGGGGTGGCCTGCGGGATCAAGGCCGACGGCGCCCTGGATCTGGCCCTGGTGGCCAGCACCCATCCCTGCACCGCCGCCGCCGTCTTCACCACCAACCAGATCAAGGCGGCCCCCGTCCGATACGATCAGGTCCTCCTCGCCCGGCGGCGCACCGGCTTCCGGGCGGTAATCATCAACTCCGGGAACGCCAACGCCTGCACCGGACCGCGGGGGCTGTCGGACATCTACGCCATCGTGGACCTGGCCGGGTTCCTCCTCGGGTTCCCGCCGGACACCATCCTGGTGATGTCCACCGGGGTGATCGGAGTTCCTCTCCCCGTCGATGCCATCCGGGCCGGCCTTTTCCAGGCCATCCCGGCCCTCTCGGCGGAAGGGGGGGAGGCGGCTGCCCGGGCCATCATGACCACCGACACCCGGCCCAAGATGGCGGTCCGCCGGCTGACCCTGAACGGCACCCCGGTGACCATCGGGGGGATGGCGAAAGGGGCCGGGATGATCCATCCCCATATGGCCACGATGCTGGCGTTGATCACCACGGACGTGGCGGTGGAACCCGAACTCCTGGACGACCTCCTGCGGGCCGCGGTGGACGCCAGCTTCCATCGGATCAGCGTCGATGGCGACCAGAGCACCAACGACACCGCCATGATCCTGGCCAACGGGTCCTCCGGCGTCGCTTTGGATGCGCACACCGCGCCCCTTTTCCGGGAAGCCCTGACGGACCTGTGCGTCGAG
The window above is part of the Thermoflexus hugenholtzii JAD2 genome. Proteins encoded here:
- the argJ gene encoding bifunctional glutamate N-acetyltransferase/amino-acid acetyltransferase ArgJ — encoded protein: MSVTAPQGFRAAGVACGIKADGALDLALVASTHPCTAAAVFTTNQIKAAPVRYDQVLLARRRTGFRAVIINSGNANACTGPRGLSDIYAIVDLAGFLLGFPPDTILVMSTGVIGVPLPVDAIRAGLFQAIPALSAEGGEAAARAIMTTDTRPKMAVRRLTLNGTPVTIGGMAKGAGMIHPHMATMLALITTDVAVEPELLDDLLRAAVDASFHRISVDGDQSTNDTAMILANGSSGVALDAHTAPLFREALTDLCVELAQAIVRDGEGATKFVEIRVRGARTPQEARHIARHIARSPLVKTAFYGGDPNWGRILAAAGSAGVSLDTEAISLWIQRGEEPPLLLFDRGSPALYFEDVAREIFAAPSFRVILELGLGDGEDWVWTCDLSHEYVTINGRYRT
- a CDS encoding GAF domain-containing protein — protein: MVSLDWGSWPLRWKFLAGFVFVALVSVAGTLVIAERLLENAFQRRIMEEFQGVAQTQRAALEKDLWHQVENLSAGAEEETLISEAVAHSARYPDPLLRAYAVQQEELLWRFQPDSSLRRQILQGPAAAQLRALRDRLTGHLHLLLTDAHGILVAATEPPRAYRFDREPWWQAAWNQGRGAPYISTLQFDEDLQTTVVYLAVPIYRRDTHQAVGVLRSAYGASQIFGILSQFRIGRTGRALLLDRDGAILMDPLGLLHREQRVTALGLKPEDLARPEGALLTWDWLIAYSRVGPGIAHRLPALEERGWTLAVVQSEDEALAPVEWLGRQVLLWTVVLGLLAVGLAYVASASLTRPLRELTEAAQQMGAGRLNVRVPVTSRDELGVLAEAFNTMAVRLQDLYQNLERRVQERTHQLQTAAEMGRLIASTLDLNELLRTAVNLIRDRLGYYHASVFLIEESGRWAVLQESTGEVGRKLKERGHRLEVGGQSLIGWVTANGRPRVAQRTAEDPIHFKNELLPETRSEAALPLKIGDRIIGALDVQSTLEEAFDAGALSVLQILADQLAVAIENARLYQQAQAALEETQALYQAAWDLTAATTIEGAARALLAHLPIQGVDRYILALMEDPEAQGEKRVLQARLIWDRERGLFTEPRRYTAAELPIIARELTLEPIFVPDVATDPWLDETSRAFYLRHRVRSIAFFPLWAGDVFWGWLIAQGVQRPLELDGRTVRRLQALADTAAVVFQNRRLFELLEQRLREQAWLHEVAASLVEASGPVELLTRICRAFTLALGATSAYVNREFSDGQGFFVMSEFYAPEATPEERIPDVGVYYRYEDYPLYAQMRWTRQPVVLRRSELEAQGVPEAQLLARYGGRTVLLIPLVVGEQYYGHVEIWDSRRERWFSPDELRLATTMAVGAALALQRQELFEEATRRARLLQAAAEVSRITATILDPDQLMAEAVELIRDRFDYYYVGWFVPDAEGRWMVLAAGTGEPGRIMKEQGHRLEIGGQSMVGWAAAHRRARIALDVGAEPVRFANPLLPLTRSEIALPMLVRGELVGVLDIQSEQPAAFTEEDIQALQVMADQLATAWQNARLYAQAQAQAQELATLHRLAVEFSRSLNLAEILEAVCRAYVEVLGADHSGAALWEKGRDVGTVVAEYPAQGFIGIQIPVDNAFTRQAMETGQPQWALDVLQDERLEATGPLLAGLGIRSIAIIPLVARGQVIATVGLDYMRAHHAFTPEELRLAQTIAQQAAVALENALLYEEAQRQARRIQTAAEIARIVVSVLDVEELLQQAVDLIRQRFDYYYVGAFLVDPSGEWAVLRAGTGEAGRRMVAQGHRLRVGGESMIGQACARRQPVIAQDVSEAEARYVNPLLPDTRAEMALPLIVGDRVLGALTIQADRPYAFKEEDLVVLSTVSGAVAVALNNAMLYADLRLRSEIEAAVNEFTSQVLGRPTVVGRATTGLEALAHRIRRTPLVLWIGSSTTSTQQEGQHEPSYGEPGGDGSAERRPRV
- a CDS encoding response regulator — its product is MRALILYIEDNFENRLLVRRILEAEGYQVVEAEDGPRGLELARSMHPDLILVDLHLPDIDGYELVRRFKQMPHLQGIPIVALTADVIRGTRERALATGCDGYIPKPIDVDALPEQIAAFLKNREAPHGR
- a CDS encoding response regulator; its protein translation is MGGEQMQPPVDPKEATILVVEDNLQNFVLIARLLGYLGVRDIQWKASGWQVLEFAGQLPRIDLILLDIHLPYEDGYEVLRQIRADPRFRGTRVVAVSAEATEDNMRRAREAGFDGFIGKPIDPDAFPDQIRRILAGEGVWTLG